The proteins below are encoded in one region of Berryella intestinalis:
- the rplL gene encoding 50S ribosomal protein L7/L12 produces MAVTKEEIIEALKEMSLLEASELVSMIEETFGVSAAAPAAVAVAAAPAEAAEEKSEFDVVLEGFGDNKIAVIKAVREITGLGLKEAKEAVEGAPKAIAEAVAKEKADEMKAKLEEAGAAVTLK; encoded by the coding sequence ATGGCTGTTACCAAAGAAGAAATCATCGAGGCCCTCAAGGAGATGTCCCTTCTCGAGGCTTCCGAGCTCGTTTCTATGATCGAGGAGACCTTCGGCGTTTCCGCTGCTGCTCCCGCCGCTGTCGCGGTTGCCGCCGCCCCTGCCGAAGCTGCTGAGGAGAAGTCCGAGTTCGACGTCGTCCTCGAGGGCTTCGGCGACAACAAGATCGCCGTCATCAAGGCCGTCCGCGAGATCACCGGCCTGGGCCTGAAGGAGGCCAAGGAGGCTGTCGAGGGCGCTCCCAAGGCTATCGCCGAGGCCGTTGCCAAGGAGAAGGCCGACGAGATGAAGGCCAAGCTCGAGGAAGCCGGCGCTGCCGTCACCTTGAAGTAA
- a CDS encoding DUF4013 domain-containing protein gives MQIKYFQTAWNDLTKSEGWLRKMMLLALISLIPIFGAIVVMGYLYGWARDIAWGVRNPLPARIFANEDGKLYRRGFFIFVIGIVVGILPYIVFTFAEGALGIGWAGLLASSVNSGGYAPYGTLSSIGSPAISAGSLTTGGLLYLLGIALSLGLCFFQWAANMRVSIYDNLSSGFQVGKLWSMLRADGGGILRIFGMTVLASIVIGFILTLVFGLLMLIFLAMFAGGFVALAQGGSSSGSVGTVISALLVGGLFFTIWMYIMLVCVTIVEALQARALGYWVGQFDVPHWGGQNDPAPFENFSRPGNPQQPQPFDGSQQAWGNPDPSGASQAATPSAPVAGQPQGMGAVVPAAAAGAAVTGVAAVSDEGQVAAPAQQPVEPAADPVQPTIKVEVDASAMGSQPEAAADAAQPATAAEGPSDVSGSADSSDAGDDAPKASE, from the coding sequence ATGCAGATCAAGTACTTCCAAACAGCATGGAACGATCTGACCAAGTCAGAGGGATGGCTTAGAAAGATGATGCTGCTTGCGCTGATATCGCTCATCCCCATTTTCGGAGCTATCGTGGTGATGGGATATCTCTACGGCTGGGCGCGCGACATCGCGTGGGGGGTGCGCAACCCGCTTCCCGCCCGCATCTTCGCCAACGAGGACGGAAAACTGTATCGCCGCGGTTTCTTCATCTTCGTGATCGGCATCGTCGTGGGAATCCTTCCCTATATCGTCTTCACCTTCGCTGAAGGCGCCCTGGGGATCGGCTGGGCCGGCTTGCTTGCGAGTTCCGTGAATTCCGGCGGCTATGCGCCGTACGGCACGCTCTCGTCGATCGGGTCGCCTGCGATCTCTGCCGGCAGCCTGACAACGGGCGGACTGCTGTACCTGCTGGGCATCGCCCTTTCGCTGGGCCTGTGCTTCTTCCAGTGGGCGGCCAACATGCGCGTTTCCATTTACGACAACCTGTCTTCGGGTTTCCAGGTTGGGAAGCTGTGGAGCATGCTGCGCGCCGATGGCGGCGGGATCCTCCGCATATTCGGGATGACCGTCCTCGCCAGCATCGTGATCGGCTTCATCCTCACTCTGGTTTTCGGTCTGCTCATGCTCATCTTCCTGGCGATGTTCGCCGGAGGGTTCGTTGCCCTGGCCCAGGGCGGCAGCTCGAGCGGCAGTGTCGGCACTGTGATCAGCGCGCTTCTTGTCGGCGGTCTGTTCTTCACCATCTGGATGTACATCATGTTGGTGTGCGTGACCATCGTCGAGGCCCTGCAGGCCCGCGCTCTGGGCTACTGGGTCGGTCAGTTCGACGTTCCGCATTGGGGCGGCCAGAACGATCCGGCTCCGTTCGAGAACTTCTCTCGCCCCGGAAACCCCCAACAGCCTCAGCCCTTCGACGGCTCTCAGCAGGCTTGGGGAAATCCCGACCCGTCGGGTGCTTCCCAGGCGGCGACTCCGAGCGCTCCGGTTGCCGGCCAGCCTCAGGGGATGGGCGCTGTGGTTCCCGCAGCTGCGGCTGGGGCCGCCGTGACAGGGGTTGCGGCCGTTTCGGACGAGGGGCAGGTTGCGGCTCCGGCGCAGCAACCGGTCGAGCCCGCGGCCGATCCCGTTCAGCCCACGATCAAGGTCGAGGTCGACGCGAGCGCGATGGGCTCCCAGCCCGAGGCTGCAGCCGACGCTGCGCAGCCGGCTACGGCTGCCGAAGGCCCGTCGGATGTTTCCGGCTCGGCTGATTCTTCCGATGCGGGAGACGACGCCCCGAAGGCCTCCGAGTAA
- the rplJ gene encoding 50S ribosomal protein L10 → MPNAQNQAMMASIKEDLADVKAVWVVDYRGLSVKEVEGLRRDIREADASMKVYKNTLVRIALKELDMANLDEVLEGPSAFVFCKNDPVASAKALTEFAKGNDKLVIKGGMMDGDFVNAGQFDAVASLPSREQLLAQIAGAISGVARGLAVSINGVPSGLARTIQQVSEQKPAA, encoded by the coding sequence ATGCCCAACGCACAGAATCAAGCGATGATGGCTTCCATCAAGGAGGATCTGGCCGACGTCAAGGCCGTTTGGGTCGTTGACTACCGCGGCCTGAGCGTCAAGGAGGTCGAAGGCCTTCGCCGCGACATCCGCGAGGCCGACGCGTCCATGAAGGTGTACAAGAACACCCTTGTGCGCATCGCCCTCAAAGAGCTCGACATGGCCAACCTCGACGAGGTCCTGGAAGGCCCCTCTGCTTTCGTGTTCTGCAAGAACGACCCCGTTGCGTCCGCCAAGGCCCTGACCGAGTTCGCCAAGGGTAACGACAAGCTCGTTATCAAGGGCGGCATGATGGACGGCGACTTCGTCAACGCCGGCCAGTTCGACGCCGTTGCGTCGCTGCCTTCGCGCGAGCAGCTGCTCGCCCAGATCGCCGGCGCCATCTCCGGCGTCGCTCGCGGCCTCGCCGTTTCCATCAACGGCGTTCCCAGCGGTCTTGCCCGCACGATCCAGCAGGTCTCCGAGCAGAAACCCGCTGCATAA